A single genomic interval of Staphylococcus hyicus harbors:
- a CDS encoding argininosuccinate synthase — MNKQKVVLAYSGGLDTSVAVQWLIDQGYDVVACCLDVGEGKDLDVVYQKALDMGAIESHVIDATKEFSEDYVGYAIKGNLMYEQTYPLVSALSRPLISKKLVEIAHATNADAIAHGCTGKGNDQVRFEVAIKALDPNLKVIAPVREWGWSREEEIDYAKKHNIPVPIGKESPYSIDQNLWGRSNECGVLEDPFVAPPKDAFDLTNELEDTPDTPEEILITFNKGIPTHIDGKAYALDDLILHLNEVAGKHGIGRIDHIENRLVGIKSREVYETPGAEVILTAHKALESITLTKDVAHFKPIIEKQFAEQVYNGLWFSPLTDALKVFVDQTQQNVTGEVRVKLFKGHAIANGRKSDYTLYNEQLATYTKEDAFNQSSAVGFIDIYGLPTQVNAMQNGGYQND, encoded by the coding sequence ATGAATAAACAAAAAGTAGTATTAGCATATTCTGGTGGATTGGATACAAGTGTAGCTGTTCAATGGCTTATCGACCAAGGCTATGACGTTGTAGCATGTTGTTTAGACGTTGGTGAAGGTAAAGATTTAGATGTCGTTTACCAAAAAGCGTTAGATATGGGTGCTATCGAGTCTCATGTTATTGATGCAACAAAAGAATTTAGTGAAGATTACGTTGGTTATGCAATCAAAGGAAACTTAATGTATGAACAAACATATCCATTAGTATCTGCACTATCACGTCCATTGATTTCTAAAAAGTTAGTAGAAATCGCGCATGCGACAAACGCAGACGCGATTGCGCACGGATGTACTGGAAAAGGTAACGATCAAGTACGTTTTGAAGTCGCTATTAAAGCATTGGATCCAAACCTTAAAGTCATCGCACCTGTTAGAGAATGGGGATGGAGTCGTGAAGAAGAAATCGATTATGCAAAAAAACATAATATTCCTGTACCAATTGGCAAAGAATCACCTTATTCTATTGACCAAAACTTATGGGGCCGTAGTAATGAATGTGGTGTTTTAGAAGATCCATTTGTCGCACCGCCTAAAGATGCATTTGATTTAACAAATGAATTAGAAGATACTCCAGATACGCCTGAAGAAATATTAATTACATTTAATAAAGGTATCCCTACTCATATAGATGGAAAAGCTTATGCACTAGATGATCTCATTTTACATTTAAATGAAGTTGCAGGTAAGCATGGCATTGGTCGTATCGATCACATTGAAAATAGACTTGTCGGTATCAAATCACGTGAAGTTTATGAAACACCGGGTGCAGAAGTCATTTTAACTGCACATAAAGCGTTAGAATCCATTACATTAACAAAAGACGTAGCACATTTTAAACCAATTATTGAAAAACAATTCGCTGAGCAAGTCTATAATGGTTTATGGTTCTCACCTTTAACAGATGCATTGAAAGTATTTGTAGATCAAACGCAACAAAATGTCACGGGTGAGGTACGTGTGAAATTATTTAAAGGACACGCTATCGCTAATGGAAGAAAATCTGATTACACGTTATACAATGAGCAACTCGCAACGTATACGAAAGAAGATGCGTTCAATCAATCATCTGCTGTTGGCTTTATTGATATTTATGGTTTACCTACACAAGTCAACGCAATGCAAAATGGAGGTTATCAAAATGACTAA
- the lepB gene encoding signal peptidase I, whose translation MRKETMEWLVSIGLALLIVGLLYAFVIKPYNVKGDSMDPTLKDGERVIVNKLGKTFGHLDRGNVIVFHADENSDYVKRIIGVPGDHIEYKHDVLYVNGKKTAEPYLDYNMKHKNYEEITGSFKSSDLPNSGGQYKIPADKYLVLGDNREVSKDSRAFGLIDKKQIVGKVSLRFWPFNEFKVNFNPDNTKN comes from the coding sequence TTGAGAAAAGAAACGATGGAATGGTTGGTGTCCATAGGTTTAGCATTATTAATCGTAGGCTTGTTATACGCCTTTGTGATAAAACCTTATAATGTTAAAGGGGATTCTATGGATCCGACGTTAAAAGATGGGGAACGTGTGATTGTAAATAAACTCGGAAAAACATTTGGTCATTTGGACCGTGGCAATGTAATTGTCTTTCACGCCGATGAAAATAGTGATTATGTAAAGCGCATCATTGGTGTACCTGGAGATCATATTGAATATAAGCATGATGTGTTATATGTTAATGGCAAGAAAACAGCAGAACCTTATTTAGATTACAATATGAAGCATAAAAATTATGAAGAAATTACAGGTTCATTTAAATCATCTGATTTACCTAATAGTGGAGGACAATACAAAATCCCTGCAGATAAATATCTTGTGTTAGGTGACAACCGTGAAGTTAGTAAGGACAGTCGTGCGTTCGGTTTAATTGATAAAAAACAAATCGTTGGAAAAGTGTCATTAAGATTTTGGCCATTTAATGAATTTAAAGTGAACTTTAATCCAGATAATACAAAAAATTAA
- the lepB gene encoding signal peptidase I — protein MKKGIKYIISAFCACIILFIMILFIIVPFKVTNHQWTPIIQQGDRFLINQLSPRLNTIDYKDFIVYRQQNQLKIGRVIGKPGQSISIENNELYIDNQLVKDTHIEGLHIGTWASRMLSQQESDIIPPEHYVVMTQNSKAQHSEPFGTVRKNDIIGTILLRYYPFEKITLNLEE, from the coding sequence TTGAAAAAAGGTATAAAGTATATCATATCCGCATTCTGTGCGTGTATTATTTTATTCATTATGATTCTTTTTATCATCGTACCGTTTAAAGTGACGAATCATCAATGGACACCTATCATACAACAAGGTGATCGATTTTTAATTAATCAGCTTTCGCCACGCCTAAATACAATTGATTATAAAGATTTTATTGTTTATCGGCAGCAGAATCAATTAAAAATAGGGCGCGTGATTGGCAAGCCGGGACAATCCATTTCGATTGAAAATAATGAATTATATATTGATAATCAACTTGTAAAGGATACGCACATCGAAGGCTTACACATTGGTACATGGGCATCTCGAATGTTATCACAACAAGAAAGTGATATTATTCCGCCAGAACATTATGTCGTGATGACTCAAAATTCCAAAGCGCAACATAGTGAACCATTTGGAACTGTGCGTAAAAATGATATAATAGGTACGATTTTACTTCGTTATTACCCTTTTGAGAAAATAACTTTAAATTTAGAAGAGTAG
- the addB gene encoding helicase-exonuclease AddAB subunit AddB, which translates to MFRAFLGRAGTGKSKAILKEIKSKLQTQPLGSPIVLITPMQGTYLYEQAFINDQALKGSIRAEVLHFERLSHRVFQELGGVHEQRLSTSAIEMMLYDILQSQKENLKLYHAQTSYLGFSTKIREQIQDFEKYNVTAEMVEKASKDAMFDRRTQDKLHDIALVYHQLNERLSQTFLTPEAQLNRFIQLIPHSKWLADAEIYIDGFHNFSTQEYQIIKALVKHTQSVTISLTTNGDTDAFSMFRKPSESLQHIEEIAKASNMTLQRTYFNQTYRFQNKALQHIEKNFDALMPTISTTDIAHINILESPTTRDEVNEIARRILKDVREEGYRYKDIAILYRDSNYPYLLDAILPQYDIPYHIDVKKSMTHHAIMEMLRALIEVIQTTWQFEPLMRLLKTNVLTQQYSDSLHRIDILENYALERGIYGKRWIDPKYFTVEQFEKMGIKHKTLTDDTRALFERVITLKDHVFDKLLTFETRLKEGKHARDYATAFYEVMEKFELPHQLMTERDILDEMGKHTEAEEIDQIWNGFSRVLDDVVTVFESEPMALSRFLEILDVGLNELEFSMIPQTLDQITIGSMDLAKVDNKKHVYMVGMNDGVMPQALSSKSLISDDEKKQFESVTHVQLSPTADILQMDEAFVCYHAMTRATHALTLSYSLMDSSGSEKEKSPFLNDIIQLFQHLKVTSVAREHERNTLSLIAHPHQTKVHLFEALKSALEGELISDTWYAVNAVMAKNPSLSQGLDHLKTALTYQNDTVTLSQSLTEALYGKTINASVSRFEGYQSCPFKHYAAHGLRLNERTKYQLQSFDLGTIFHDVLRYIAEKVEGRFNQLSMKQIQQLTEEALANYLPEVQYNLLNSSSYYQYLAKRIGAIIQATLQALKHQSEQSQFKPIAFEKSFRKKPRNDDELFAQPLQTRQGIPINIRGQIDRIDTYETHNKSFINIIDYKSSTSSASLDLVKVYYGLQMQMMTYMDIALQNKGRLGLSSDAKPGGFLYMYVHKFKDDKRTWSDLSTEKLTSSFLKSYQLSGLLNSDSDVIAAYDKRLIDGFNSDVVPLRLKKNGEPYSSSKVADEATLYKLIQHNKRNFVDIASNIMDGHTEVAPLKYKETLPCRFCNYQSVCHVDSLIDSPKYRTVDEKINPLQCLREEEDE; encoded by the coding sequence ATGTTTCGTGCTTTTTTAGGACGTGCTGGAACTGGGAAAAGTAAAGCGATTTTAAAAGAAATTAAATCTAAATTACAAACGCAACCACTTGGTAGTCCTATCGTGTTAATTACGCCGATGCAAGGGACGTATTTATACGAGCAAGCTTTTATAAATGATCAAGCATTAAAAGGGAGTATTCGTGCAGAAGTATTACATTTTGAAAGGTTAAGTCATCGTGTATTTCAAGAATTAGGTGGTGTCCATGAACAACGACTATCTACAAGTGCGATTGAAATGATGTTGTATGATATTTTACAAAGTCAAAAAGAAAATCTTAAGTTGTATCATGCGCAAACCTCATATTTAGGTTTTAGTACGAAAATTAGAGAACAAATTCAAGATTTTGAAAAGTATAATGTGACTGCAGAAATGGTTGAAAAGGCTTCAAAGGATGCTATGTTTGACCGTCGAACGCAAGATAAGTTACATGACATTGCGCTAGTTTATCATCAACTGAATGAACGATTATCCCAAACTTTTTTAACTCCAGAAGCGCAACTGAATCGATTTATACAGTTAATTCCGCATTCAAAGTGGTTAGCGGATGCTGAGATTTATATAGACGGTTTTCACAACTTTTCTACACAAGAATACCAAATTATTAAAGCGCTTGTGAAACATACACAATCAGTGACCATAAGTTTAACTACAAATGGGGATACTGACGCCTTTAGTATGTTCCGTAAACCGTCCGAATCCTTACAACACATTGAGGAGATTGCGAAAGCGTCTAATATGACGTTACAACGTACGTATTTTAATCAAACATACCGTTTTCAAAATAAGGCATTGCAACATATTGAAAAGAATTTTGACGCGTTAATGCCTACCATATCAACAACAGATATCGCGCATATTAATATTTTAGAGTCACCGACTACACGCGATGAAGTCAATGAAATCGCACGCCGAATTTTAAAAGATGTGCGTGAGGAAGGCTATCGATATAAAGATATCGCAATTTTATATAGAGATTCTAATTATCCATATTTATTAGATGCAATCTTACCGCAATATGATATCCCGTATCATATTGATGTAAAAAAATCGATGACGCATCACGCAATTATGGAAATGTTACGTGCGTTGATTGAAGTGATTCAAACCACATGGCAATTTGAACCTTTAATGAGATTATTAAAAACAAATGTACTAACACAACAGTATTCAGATAGTTTACATCGTATTGATATTCTAGAAAATTATGCATTAGAGCGTGGGATTTATGGTAAACGTTGGATAGACCCTAAATATTTTACAGTGGAACAATTTGAAAAAATGGGGATTAAACATAAAACACTAACCGATGACACGCGAGCGTTATTCGAGCGTGTCATAACTTTAAAAGATCATGTTTTTGATAAATTACTTACTTTTGAAACACGTTTAAAAGAAGGAAAGCATGCGCGAGACTACGCCACAGCATTTTATGAAGTGATGGAAAAATTCGAGTTGCCACATCAATTAATGACTGAACGCGATATTCTCGATGAAATGGGCAAACATACGGAAGCAGAAGAAATAGACCAAATTTGGAATGGGTTTAGTCGCGTATTAGATGATGTGGTAACGGTTTTTGAATCTGAGCCCATGGCATTATCTCGGTTTTTGGAAATTTTAGATGTGGGGCTTAATGAGTTGGAATTTTCGATGATTCCTCAAACGCTTGATCAAATCACGATTGGTTCGATGGATTTAGCAAAAGTGGATAACAAAAAACATGTTTATATGGTTGGGATGAACGATGGGGTGATGCCACAAGCTTTATCCAGTAAAAGTTTAATATCCGATGATGAAAAAAAGCAATTCGAGTCAGTGACGCACGTGCAATTGAGCCCAACAGCAGATATTTTACAAATGGATGAGGCGTTTGTATGTTATCATGCTATGACGCGTGCCACACATGCACTTACACTCAGTTACAGTCTTATGGATAGCAGTGGGAGTGAAAAGGAAAAAAGCCCATTTTTAAATGATATTATTCAATTATTCCAACATCTGAAAGTGACCTCAGTTGCCCGAGAACATGAACGTAATACGTTGTCGCTTATTGCGCATCCTCACCAAACGAAAGTGCATTTATTCGAAGCGTTAAAATCAGCCCTAGAAGGTGAACTCATTTCTGATACGTGGTATGCGGTGAATGCTGTAATGGCTAAAAATCCTTCCTTATCTCAAGGTTTAGATCATTTGAAAACGGCGTTAACGTACCAAAATGACACGGTTACGCTTAGTCAAAGCCTTACAGAGGCTTTATATGGTAAAACGATTAATGCCAGTGTTTCAAGGTTTGAAGGCTATCAAAGTTGCCCATTTAAACATTATGCCGCTCATGGCTTAAGATTAAATGAACGTACGAAATATCAACTTCAAAGTTTTGATTTAGGTACTATTTTTCATGATGTATTACGCTATATTGCAGAAAAGGTTGAAGGCCGTTTTAATCAACTTTCAATGAAACAAATACAGCAACTTACTGAAGAAGCATTGGCTAACTATTTGCCAGAAGTGCAATATAATTTGCTTAATTCGTCGTCGTATTACCAATATCTAGCTAAACGTATCGGTGCAATTATTCAAGCGACGTTACAGGCGTTAAAACACCAAAGTGAACAATCACAATTTAAACCTATTGCCTTTGAAAAGTCGTTTAGAAAGAAACCGAGGAATGACGATGAACTGTTTGCGCAACCACTTCAAACAAGACAAGGCATACCCATCAATATTAGAGGTCAAATTGATCGGATTGATACGTATGAAACGCACAATAAAAGCTTTATTAACATTATCGATTATAAATCGTCGACCTCAAGTGCGTCTTTAGATTTAGTCAAAGTGTATTATGGGCTTCAAATGCAAATGATGACCTATATGGATATTGCATTACAAAATAAAGGACGTTTAGGTTTGTCTTCAGATGCAAAACCTGGTGGCTTCCTATATATGTATGTGCATAAATTTAAAGATGATAAAAGAACGTGGTCAGATTTAAGTACCGAAAAATTAACATCTTCTTTCTTAAAGTCATATCAACTTAGTGGCTTATTGAATAGTGATTCTGATGTCATTGCAGCATATGATAAACGGTTAATAGATGGATTTAATTCGGATGTTGTTCCACTTCGGCTCAAAAAAAATGGTGAACCATATAGTTCGAGTAAGGTTGCAGATGAAGCTACACTTTATAAATTAATACAGCATAATAAGCGTAATTTTGTAGACATTGCTTCGAATATTATGGATGGTCACACTGAAGTAGCACCGTTAAAATATAAAGAAACATTACCGTGTCGATTCTGTAACTATCAGTCAGTGTGTCACGTGGATAGCTTAATTGATTCACCTAAATATCGAACGGTAGATGAAAAAATCAATCCGTTACAATGTTTAAGAGAGGAGGAAGATGAATGA
- a CDS encoding glucose-6-phosphate isomerase translates to MTHIQLDYQKALSFFEQHEIDQQADLVKSVHRTIHEGTGAGSDFLGWVDLPVDYDKAEFARIQKSAEQIKSNSDVLVVIGIGGSYLGARSAIEMLTPAFKKDKDTPEIIFAGHHLSSTYTQELIDYLEGKDFSVNVISKSGTTTEPAVAFRLFKKLLEDKYGKAEAVKRIFATTDKEKGALKQLATNEGYESFIVPDDVGGRFSVLTAVGLLPIAVAGIDIEAMMSGAASAREELSSDDVTKNIAYQYATIRNILYSKGYTTEMLINYEPSLQYFNEWWKQLFGESEGKDLKGIYPSSANFTTDLHSLGQYVQEGRRFLFETVLKVESPKHSITIEKDEDDLDGLNYLAGKTVDDVNTKAFEGTLLAHTDGGVPNLVVKVPQLDAFTYGYLVYFFEKAVAMSGYQLGVNPFNQPGVEAYKQNMFALLGKPGFEDKKKELEARL, encoded by the coding sequence ATGACACATATTCAATTAGATTATCAAAAAGCGTTATCATTCTTTGAGCAACACGAAATCGATCAACAAGCTGACCTTGTTAAAAGCGTACACCGTACGATTCACGAGGGCACTGGAGCAGGTAGCGACTTTTTAGGTTGGGTCGATTTACCAGTTGATTATGATAAAGCGGAATTTGCTCGTATTCAAAAATCAGCGGAACAAATAAAATCAAATTCTGACGTATTGGTTGTCATTGGAATTGGTGGATCGTATTTAGGTGCGCGTTCAGCAATTGAAATGTTAACACCAGCATTTAAAAAAGATAAAGATACGCCTGAAATTATCTTTGCAGGACATCATTTATCATCAACATATACACAAGAACTGATTGATTATTTAGAAGGCAAAGATTTCTCAGTGAATGTCATTTCTAAATCAGGTACAACTACAGAACCTGCTGTAGCATTCCGTCTATTTAAAAAATTATTAGAAGATAAATATGGTAAAGCAGAAGCAGTGAAGCGTATTTTTGCTACGACAGATAAAGAAAAAGGTGCTTTAAAGCAACTCGCTACAAATGAAGGGTATGAATCTTTTATTGTGCCTGATGATGTGGGCGGTCGCTTCTCTGTATTAACTGCTGTAGGTCTTTTACCAATTGCGGTAGCAGGCATTGACATTGAAGCCATGATGTCTGGTGCAGCTTCAGCTCGTGAAGAATTAAGTTCTGACGATGTAACGAAGAACATTGCGTATCAATATGCAACGATTCGTAATATTTTATATAGCAAAGGGTATACAACAGAGATGCTTATTAACTATGAACCATCTCTCCAATACTTTAATGAATGGTGGAAACAATTATTTGGCGAATCCGAAGGTAAGGATTTGAAAGGTATTTATCCATCAAGTGCGAATTTTACGACTGATTTACATTCTTTAGGTCAGTATGTTCAAGAAGGTCGCCGTTTCTTATTTGAAACTGTTTTAAAAGTTGAGTCACCTAAACATAGTATTACAATCGAAAAAGATGAAGATGATTTAGATGGCCTCAATTACTTAGCTGGTAAAACAGTTGATGATGTAAATACGAAAGCATTTGAAGGAACGTTACTCGCGCATACAGACGGCGGTGTGCCAAACTTAGTTGTTAAAGTGCCACAATTAGATGCGTTTACGTATGGTTATCTTGTTTACTTCTTTGAAAAAGCGGTAGCAATGAGTGGTTATCAATTAGGTGTAAATCCATTCAATCAACCAGGCGTAGAAGCATATAAACAAAATATGTTTGCTTTATTAGGAAAACCTGGATTCGAAGATAAAAAGAAAGAACTCGAAGCACGTTTATAA
- the addA gene encoding helicase-exonuclease AddAB subunit AddA — MTIPEKPNEVQWTDAQWESIYAKGKDILVAAAAGSGKTAVLVERIIQRILRDGIDVDRLLVVTFTNLSAREMKHRIEARIHQAALEDPSNQHIKNQMAKIHQAQISTLHSFCLKLIQQHYDILNIDPNFRTASEVENVLLLESVIDEVFEAHYAQLDPHFIDLTEQVGSDRNDERLRQIIKSLYYFSVANPEPEKWLNQLDAPYVERHMQNHYLNIINQYILLYLKAAHDAIEQAYAHLELLGELDKHIVFIDNHRRALQHLLSESQINKKKIQTYEFGRMPTKPKDIGKDEMLNDMYETFKAYFDQFKTFMSKVKDELAARDDNALISELAHLAPRVRYLSQLTQDVIVTFNKAKRERNLLDFTDYEHFALKILYDDNGRPSNIANVYRDKYEEILVDEYQDTNRVQEQIISSFKRGSASNGNLFMVGDVKQSIYKFRQADPSLFIEKYEAFNQTDHSGWRIDLSQNFRSRKEILNTTNYLFHHMMDREIGEIEYDAAARLYYGAPFDDVSVPLHLNVLLEDESSELTGSEQEAHLIATQVDTIINTKKVYDVKTKLYRPATYKDIVILERSYSNARHLQHVFKDRDIPLYVNSKQGYFEQTEIRLMLSFLRVIDNPLQDIYLVGLMRSVIYQFTEDELAEIRVVSPHDDYFYQSIQHYMNAETAQRDLVDKLSRFLNDLSNYRIYSQSHPVYQLIDKIYNDHYLIQYFSGLVGGKGRRANLHGLFNKAVDFEQSSFRGLFQFIRFIDQMIERGKDFGEENVIGPNDNVVRMMTIHSSKGLEFPFVIYSGLTRDFNMTDLNQPVILNQYEGIGLQYYDEMHGIFYPSLISMSIELVNRKEIISEEMRLIYVALTRAKEQLFLIGREKKESKLYALTEAPIAHDKLTPLYRFNARNPFELIYSILSKYKHSSLVDALRFKDEQEKEMALTPSITIHHIQASDILPQSHHEDTRLSIEMLDAETTHAVQNEMLIKEIENRLLFKYPHEQDQYLASKQSVSELKRQLDTEQSDTNYDRVRQYRLGVATYQRPAFLESQKRTATEVGTLMHTVMQHLPFNEARLSDEALHEYITSLVTRAIIPEDAVKDIRLEDVKRFIQSELYMEIAQSDAFYRELPFIVNQHDMESGEHDTDAAIIQGMIDVVFVKNGKYYFVDYKTDAFVRRRGMSDEAVGEQLKAKYRIQMNYYQKALETITGHNVSGYLYFFKYGALAID; from the coding sequence ATGACAATACCTGAAAAACCCAATGAAGTACAATGGACGGATGCGCAATGGGAGAGTATATATGCAAAAGGGAAAGATATACTTGTAGCTGCAGCAGCTGGGTCAGGTAAAACGGCAGTCTTAGTAGAACGCATTATTCAACGTATCCTTAGAGATGGTATCGACGTAGACCGGTTACTCGTTGTGACATTTACAAATTTAAGTGCGCGTGAAATGAAGCATCGAATTGAAGCGCGAATTCATCAAGCAGCACTTGAAGACCCTTCGAATCAACATATTAAAAACCAAATGGCGAAAATACATCAAGCGCAAATTTCAACCTTGCACAGTTTTTGTTTAAAATTGATTCAACAACATTATGATATTTTAAATATTGATCCAAATTTCCGAACGGCAAGTGAAGTTGAAAATGTGCTACTTTTAGAATCGGTTATTGATGAGGTTTTTGAAGCACATTATGCGCAATTAGACCCTCATTTTATAGATTTAACAGAACAAGTAGGCTCGGATCGTAATGATGAACGCCTCAGACAAATCATCAAAAGTTTGTATTACTTTAGTGTTGCTAATCCTGAACCAGAAAAGTGGTTGAATCAACTAGATGCGCCTTATGTTGAACGCCATATGCAAAACCATTACCTTAACATTATTAATCAATATATTTTGCTTTATTTAAAGGCAGCACACGATGCAATCGAACAAGCCTATGCGCATTTGGAATTGTTAGGTGAGTTGGACAAGCACATTGTTTTTATAGATAATCATCGTCGTGCGTTGCAACATCTTCTATCTGAATCTCAAATAAATAAAAAGAAAATTCAAACGTATGAATTTGGGCGCATGCCTACGAAACCGAAAGATATTGGTAAGGATGAGATGTTAAATGACATGTATGAGACATTTAAAGCTTATTTTGATCAATTTAAAACATTCATGTCGAAAGTCAAAGATGAACTTGCGGCACGAGATGATAATGCACTTATATCTGAACTTGCACACTTGGCGCCTCGTGTTCGTTATTTAAGTCAATTAACGCAAGATGTTATTGTAACATTTAATAAAGCTAAACGTGAGCGAAATCTTTTGGATTTTACAGATTATGAACATTTTGCTTTGAAAATTTTATACGATGATAATGGTCGACCTTCAAACATCGCAAACGTTTATAGAGATAAATATGAAGAAATTTTAGTCGATGAATATCAAGATACAAATAGAGTGCAAGAACAGATTATCTCAAGCTTTAAACGAGGGTCTGCATCAAATGGTAATTTATTTATGGTTGGAGACGTGAAACAATCGATTTATAAATTTAGACAAGCAGATCCAAGTTTATTCATCGAAAAATACGAAGCGTTTAATCAAACAGATCACAGTGGTTGGCGCATTGATTTGTCGCAAAATTTTCGCTCTCGTAAAGAGATATTAAATACAACCAATTATTTGTTTCATCATATGATGGACCGGGAAATAGGCGAAATCGAGTATGATGCCGCTGCAAGATTATATTACGGCGCACCGTTTGATGATGTTAGTGTTCCTTTGCATTTAAATGTACTCCTTGAAGATGAATCCAGTGAGTTAACTGGATCTGAACAAGAAGCACATTTGATTGCGACTCAAGTAGACACTATCATCAACACGAAAAAAGTATACGATGTGAAAACAAAGCTATACCGTCCAGCGACGTATAAAGATATCGTAATTTTGGAAAGAAGTTACAGTAATGCACGACACTTGCAACATGTATTTAAAGATAGGGATATCCCTTTATATGTGAATAGTAAACAGGGGTACTTTGAACAAACTGAAATACGTTTAATGCTTTCGTTCTTGAGGGTCATTGATAATCCACTCCAAGATATTTATCTTGTTGGATTGATGCGCTCGGTAATCTATCAGTTTACAGAAGATGAACTAGCAGAAATTCGTGTTGTCTCACCGCATGATGATTATTTTTATCAATCTATCCAACATTACATGAATGCGGAAACGGCACAACGTGATTTAGTTGATAAATTATCGCGATTTTTAAACGATTTGTCTAACTATCGTATATACAGTCAAAGTCACCCGGTCTATCAATTAATTGATAAGATTTATAATGACCATTATCTAATTCAGTATTTCAGTGGATTAGTCGGTGGGAAAGGGCGGCGCGCAAACCTACATGGACTTTTCAATAAAGCTGTCGACTTTGAACAATCGAGTTTTAGAGGTTTGTTTCAATTCATTCGTTTTATCGATCAAATGATTGAACGCGGTAAAGACTTTGGTGAAGAAAATGTTATCGGACCAAATGACAATGTAGTGCGGATGATGACGATTCATAGTAGTAAGGGACTTGAATTTCCGTTTGTCATATATTCTGGCCTTACACGTGACTTTAATATGACCGATTTGAATCAACCTGTTATTTTAAATCAATATGAAGGAATAGGATTACAATATTATGATGAAATGCATGGCATATTTTATCCGTCATTGATTTCAATGAGTATTGAATTGGTTAATCGTAAAGAAATTATTTCCGAGGAAATGAGATTGATTTACGTCGCATTAACGCGGGCGAAAGAACAGTTGTTTTTAATAGGTCGTGAGAAAAAAGAAAGTAAGTTATATGCTTTAACAGAAGCGCCAATTGCGCATGATAAGTTGACGCCACTTTATCGTTTTAATGCCAGAAATCCTTTTGAATTGATTTACAGTATTTTAAGTAAGTATAAGCATTCCTCACTGGTGGATGCTTTGCGATTTAAAGATGAACAAGAAAAAGAAATGGCGCTTACACCATCAATTACAATTCATCATATTCAAGCATCAGATATTTTGCCTCAATCACATCATGAGGATACCCGATTAAGTATTGAGATGTTAGATGCAGAGACCACGCACGCCGTACAAAACGAGATGCTTATCAAAGAGATTGAAAACCGACTATTATTTAAATATCCTCATGAACAAGACCAATATTTAGCATCCAAACAGTCAGTCTCTGAATTAAAACGTCAGCTCGACACAGAGCAATCTGACACAAACTATGACCGTGTCCGCCAATATAGACTTGGGGTCGCAACATATCAACGACCAGCATTTTTAGAGTCTCAAAAACGTACAGCGACTGAAGTTGGAACACTGATGCATACAGTGATGCAACATTTGCCTTTTAATGAAGCGCGTCTTTCAGATGAGGCATTACACGAATATATCACATCACTCGTCACACGTGCTATCATTCCTGAAGATGCAGTGAAAGATATTCGATTAGAGGATGTGAAGCGGTTTATTCAGAGTGAGTTGTACATGGAAATCGCACAAAGTGACGCATTCTATCGTGAATTACCTTTTATTGTAAATCAACATGATATGGAATCAGGAGAACATGACACGGATGCGGCCATTATTCAAGGGATGATTGATGTGGTTTTCGTGAAAAATGGAAAGTACTATTTTGTCGATTATAAGACAGATGCTTTTGTTAGACGGCGTGGTATGTCAGATGAAGCGGTCGGTGAACAGCTTAAAGCGAAATATCGAATTCAAATGAATTATTACCAAAAGGCTTTGGAAACGATAACAGGACACAATGTTTCGGGTTATTTATACTTCTTCAAGTATGGTGCCTTAGCAATTGATTAA